Part of the Mangifera indica cultivar Alphonso chromosome 4, CATAS_Mindica_2.1, whole genome shotgun sequence genome, CAAGGACTCCTGCCGATGAAGATGAGGGATGGAAAAGGAAGTACAGATGCTTACTGTGTTGCTAAGTATGGCCAGAAATGGGTTCGAACCAGAACACTTCTGGACACATTCAACCCCAGGTGGAATGAGCAATACACATGGGAAGTTTATGATCCCTGCACAGTGATCACACTTGGAGTTTTCGACAATTGTCACTTGGGTGGAGATGAGAAACAACATGTTGGCACTGCAGCTAGAGATTCACGGATAGGAAAGGTACGAATAAGGCTATCAACCCTTGAAGCTCATCGAATTTATACACATTCATATCCACTGCTTGTTCTTCATCCACATGGGGTGAAGAAGATGGGCGAGCTTCAACTAGCAGTTAGATTTACCACTCTTTCTTTAGCTAACATGATATATGTTTATGGCCACCCCTTGCTGCCCAAAATGCATTACATTCATCCTTTCACTGTGAATCAAGTAGATAATTTAAGGTACCAAGCCATGAATATTGTAGCAGTGAGGCTAGGCCGGGCTGAACCACCTCTACGAAAAGAGGTGGTGGAGTACATGCTAGATGTCGACTCCCATATGTGGAGTATGAGAAGAAGCAAAGCAAACTTCTTTCGCATTATGTCTCTTCTTTCAGGTATGATATCCGTGAGCAGATGGTTTGGTGATGTATGCAAGTGGAGAAATCCTGTCACATCAGTTCTAGTTCACATTCTGTTCCTAATACTAATTTGGTATCCGGAGTTGATCCTCCCAACTGTGTTTCTGTACATGTTCCTCATTGGACTATGGAACTATAGGTTTCGTCCAAGGCACCCACCTCATATGGATACGAAACTTTCGTGGGCAGAAGCAGTGCATCCAGATGAGCTAGACGAAGAATTTGATACTTTCCCTACTTCTAAATCTCAAGATTTAGTTAGGATGAGGTATGATCGGCTTAGAAGTGTTGCAGGGAGGATTCAGACAGTGGTAGGTGATATAGCAACGCAAGGTGAAAGGTATCAGTCCCTGCTCAGCTGGAGAGACCCCAGAGCTACAGCACTTTTCATAGTGTTCAGTCTTTGCGCAGCTGTGGTGCTCTATACAACACCATTTAAAGTGGTGGCTCTGCTTGGCGGTCTGTATTATCTGCGGCACCCCAGGTTCCGCAGCAAGCTGCCTTCTGTGCCCAGCAACTTCTTCAGGAGATTGCCACCTCGAACAGATAGCTTACTGTGACACTTAAAACACAAATAACTCAATTGCTATATTTCACTAGTTTGGGATTACACTGTACCTTAAACTGTTTCttatgcttttttttattttcttgcgAGTTCAATAAGTGTTGCATAAACATATTACTAGTAACAGCTGATGTAAAATACGTCCGGATATTTGTTTGCATGAAAGCCGTGTGTAATAGTCATTCTGGGCACCGTTACAGTGACTTTTCTTGTTTTACTTTGTTATTGCATCCGGATCAACGATCAGGCTATTACTCGGAGACTTTAGCAAGCTGTTGGAACTTAATCAAGTACACTGCGGAATTCCAATACTCAGTTTCATTGGGCGATTCTCTGTTCTTTGTTAAATTCAGTTTGGCTACCTTTGCTACACAGTTGTAAAAAAAATCTCTGTTCAAAAGCAGCTATATCCTCCCCAAGACGGTGCCCCCCAATGCCTTGTATAATGACAACTGACAGTCTTAAGACAGATGGTTCACAAAAACTTGGCAAGCCAAGTAAGTCATCGAATTCCAACCAAGTTCGACAGGCATCCCATAAAAATGACTGATAAGAAAGTGACTCATGTTACCCATCAGAGGTTAACCGAGATCATATGAAATGAACTAGTCACATATTATATATCAGTTATcatttgttcataaaaaattaaaaaaaaagtaattccTTGCACAATGCAACGCCTAacacaataacaaaatttagatGTTTGATACCAATGAAACTCAGAGAGTACAAGTGCTAAACTCAAGTCCAAACGAAACATAAAAAGTAGGAAATGCCAGGGAATCCTAAAACTCTCCAACATGTTTCTCTCTAAAACACTAGCTCGTGAGGTTTCATGCCAGCCTTGAGGGAAAACCTTGCAGCCAGATAGGACTTCAAGTCCGGAACACTCTCAATGGATTTGATCAAGACTGTATCAACTGATTTCTGATCATCCTTTTGCTCCTGTGGAAGTGCCTTTTTCTCCTGCAAATTTTAAACATTACAACCAAAATAATGTTAGAAAAGACCCCAATACATTGTACAAACAATGCATTTCACCAACCTCTTTCTCTGCCTCAAAGAACTCATTCtctcccttctttttcttcttttcgaCCTCCTTGGCAAAGTATTTGTCGTCAAACTTGTCCACATTCACCCCAGAGATGTCAACCTTGGTTGAAGTTCCAATCACATAGGATTGGTTTACACGTCTTAAAGGCACACCATTGATCTTAAATGGTCCTGTATAGTAGCAAGAGAAAATAAGtcaaaatcaacaaatatataCAACATAAACCAATCAGACTGAAAAATTTCTCCAAATCATAGCACCAGCAAATGGAAATACATGCAATGCCATAGAACTGTAACAAAAAGGATCACAATGCACTTTGCcattgttaataatttttacgACACTACACACAGTTTAAAAGAGTCCTGACCAAAACCTATTAATAAGCCCATCAAACAATGGCAAAAGAATCAATACTTTAGTATTACTGATTCAACAAAGAGACAAAGCCTGCAAAGCTCCACATTAaccttttttatatacaaagttACCAATCAGAACAACTCACTGATTCAAGCAGCTGAGTtgcataaaaccaaaaataaaaagacataGATGGGAACTCAGACAAAAGCCCAGGAAAGTGATCAACATTGAATTTAATCACCAATGAAACATAACTTATAGCTAAAAACAACTATATCAAGTACCAGTGGGGTTCTCTAGGCATGCAGCTCAACAAGCCTCACTCAAAGCAGATTATATACAATACAGACTAAATAATTATCTAAAGAAATTCCGAttcaaaaaacatttatttacaACAATTACATCTACacaatacttaaaaaaaaacactttcaCTACACCTAATCATTtctattacaaattataaaccAATAAACATTCACAAGACAAAACTCACCAGTAACCAAAAGCAACCCAGATGGAAGCTGCTTCAAGAACACAACTCTCTTCCCCTTGAACCTTCCAGCAAGCATAATCAACACGGTACCGGGAGTAATACTCGCTCTAAAAACGAAAAAACCAAACCAAGccaaaaaaatctataaaaacaCAATCTTTAGGTaccttaaaaatagaaaatgaattatatttgtaCCTAAGCTTGGTGGGTTTAGGCTTGCGCTTATTAACAAGTGGTTTTTTGACGTCATCGGCCGGGTAGAACTTGGGTGGCTTCTCAGCCGGAGAGACAGCTTTGGGCTTGGGGTCATGGTGGGGGAAAACGCCGCCGTTTTTAGCTTTGATGGCCCAGAGACCCCTCTTGTGGTACATCTTGGAACGAGAGAATTTCCCAATTCCTCGGATCAGCTCCGGGTTACGGCTTACCTTCGGCTTCCTCTGTTTCAGCGCCATTGCTAGGTTCCAGTCGTCTCTCTCGTTGCGGTTGTGAGCAAACTCGAAGAACTCTAGCTATTTAAACGCTTGAAATGAAAACCCTAGAAAAAATAGAAACCCTAATATGTTTTGGGCTTTTTGTGGGCTTCTGAATCTAAATGGGCCAAAAAGAAGGCCCAATATTCCACTGGATAAAGTGATAAACCTCTTCACAATTTCCTTCACTTTATCCTCCTCCCCAAACAGAAATGGCTTCAATTTCATCTCTTATAATCCCTCCACCAAATCTCCTTTCGACAGAAACCCATCTCACACTTCAATCAAAACTTCCCACTTTTCAATTCAACTTCTTTAAACTGTCATATTCTGCATTCCATCTCAAGTCAACCAGCAAAGACTATTACTCCAATTCAAGACTCTTCGCTGTAGCCGAAGAAACTTCAGTCGACACCTCTTCGGAGTTTGCCAGAAAGCTCTACATAGGCAACATTCCCAGGAACATTGATAATGATGAGCTTGCAAAGATTGTTCAAGAACATGGTGCTGTTGAGAAAGCCGAGGTTATTTCTTTTGATGCATTTGCTCAGTTTGTAAAATTTGGAACATCAGTTTGATTATTCTGATGTGGAATTGTGTGTGATTGTCATTTTACGTTATTATGTGGTGATTTAtagtttaaagtttttttatatgaaaataaatttcagtATTTGATGAAGACTGTACAAATTGCAATATGGGTTCAAGCTTATTTCCAATGCTTCAAACATTGGGTACAAGCTAGTCAATCTAAAGAATGCATATTGGAAATTCAGATAAAGATTGAAAAGGGTTGCCGTTGTCTTCAATAAAGTTTTGTTTGATAAGTGTCTAGAGATGATATTGTCATTTtctgattttattttgttcttgttttcaTTCTTCTAGGTCATGTATGATAAGTACACTGGAAGAAGTCGCCGGTTTGCCTTTGTCACAATGAAAACTGTAGAGGATGCAAATGCAGCCATTGAGAAACTGAATGGCACTGTAAGACTTGATGTTATTTGTACTTTTACTGGAATTAGAGTCATTGGCAATCTCTGCTATTCTTGATTGGCTTGCCTAGATTTATTTCATGATGAAGGATTGATTAGTTTAATTCTTTTTGTATCTTGCTGCAGGAAATTGGTGGACGGGAAATCAAAGTAAACATCACAGATAAGCCTTTGGTATCGGTTGATTTGTTTATCCTCCAAGCTGAGGATTCTAATTTTGTTGAAAGCCCCTACAAAGTCTATGTGGGAAATCTTGCAAAGACAGTCACAACAGAAACACTAACGAACTTTTTCTCTGAGAAGGGAAAGGTTCTCAGTGCAAAAGTTCAACGGGTCCCAGGGACCTCAAAATCAAGTGGTTATGGATTTGTTTCATTCTCTTCAGAAGAGGAAGTTGAAGCTGCAATCTCAGCTCTTAACAATTCAGTAAGTAGTTTCCTGCACTTGCTTTCTCATAGAGGTTTTTGCTTGAACTGATTTGTGATATTTCCATGGATATCCATTTTTTCTCTGGCTTCTGATTGTTGTTGAATCAGTTTTTAAGCATCTTGTTGACATTTATCAATGGTTGAGCAGCCTTGTAAATGTACTTacattaaaaagtatttttggTGAGGGATTAAATATCTTACGAATGGTAGAATTCCTGCTTTTATTGTCTGGTTTCTGTTCTTGAATGTTTCAATGTAATATATGAACCAAACAAGAGGCCTCAAGCATATTAG contains:
- the LOC123213903 gene encoding FT-interacting protein 1-like: MLPVNPQGHPGDLDDYDLKDTNPQLGEQWPNGMGYGGRGWMSGERFTSTYDLVEQMFYLYVRVVKAKDLPLSSITGSCDPYVEVKLGNYKGRTRHFEKKMNPEWNQVFAFSKDRIQASMLEVFVKDKEMIGRDDYLGRIVFDLNEVPTRVPPDSPLAPQWYRLEERRSTGKVRGQIMVAVWMGTQADEAFSEARHSDASSVYGEGVFNIRSKVYVSPKLWYLRVNVIEAQDVVPDDRNRLPEVFVNVQVGSQVLKTKTCSSPTTNPLWNEDLVFVVAEPFEEQLLITVEDRVHQSRDIMLGKTILPLNIFEKRLDHRPVHSRWFNLEKYGFGVLEADRRKEHKFSSRVHLRVCLEGGYHVLDESTLYISDQRPTAKQLWKQPVGILEVGILGAQGLLPMKMRDGKGSTDAYCVAKYGQKWVRTRTLLDTFNPRWNEQYTWEVYDPCTVITLGVFDNCHLGGDEKQHVGTAARDSRIGKVRIRLSTLEAHRIYTHSYPLLVLHPHGVKKMGELQLAVRFTTLSLANMIYVYGHPLLPKMHYIHPFTVNQVDNLRYQAMNIVAVRLGRAEPPLRKEVVEYMLDVDSHMWSMRRSKANFFRIMSLLSGMISVSRWFGDVCKWRNPVTSVLVHILFLILIWYPELILPTVFLYMFLIGLWNYRFRPRHPPHMDTKLSWAEAVHPDELDEEFDTFPTSKSQDLVRMRYDRLRSVAGRIQTVVGDIATQGERYQSLLSWRDPRATALFIVFSLCAAVVLYTTPFKVVALLGGLYYLRHPRFRSKLPSVPSNFFRRLPPRTDSLL
- the LOC123213906 gene encoding 60S ribosomal protein L6-like, translated to MALKQRKPKVSRNPELIRGIGKFSRSKMYHKRGLWAIKAKNGGVFPHHDPKPKAVSPAEKPPKFYPADDVKKPLVNKRKPKPTKLRASITPGTVLIMLAGRFKGKRVVFLKQLPSGLLLVTGPFKINGVPLRRVNQSYVIGTSTKVDISGVNVDKFDDKYFAKEVEKKKKKGENEFFEAEKEEKKALPQEQKDDQKSVDTVLIKSIESVPDLKSYLAARFSLKAGMKPHELVF
- the LOC123213905 gene encoding 30S ribosomal protein 2, chloroplastic translates to MASISSLIIPPPNLLSTETHLTLQSKLPTFQFNFFKLSYSAFHLKSTSKDYYSNSRLFAVAEETSVDTSSEFARKLYIGNIPRNIDNDELAKIVQEHGAVEKAEVMYDKYTGRSRRFAFVTMKTVEDANAAIEKLNGTEIGGREIKVNITDKPLVSVDLFILQAEDSNFVESPYKVYVGNLAKTVTTETLTNFFSEKGKVLSAKVQRVPGTSKSSGYGFVSFSSEEEVEAAISALNNSLLEGQPIRVNKA